A genomic segment from Bacillus cereus G9842 encodes:
- the cspD gene encoding cold-shock protein CspD gives MQTGKVKWFNGEKGFGFIEVEGGEDVFVHFSAIQGDGFKTLEEGQEVSFEIVEGNRGPQAANVTKN, from the coding sequence ATGCAAACAGGTAAAGTTAAATGGTTTAACGGCGAAAAAGGTTTTGGCTTCATCGAAGTTGAAGGCGGAGAAGACGTATTCGTACATTTCTCAGCTATCCAAGGCGACGGCTTCAAAACTTTAGAAGAAGGTCAAGAAGTTTCTTTCGAAATCGTTGAAGGAAACCGCGGACCACAAGCAGCTAACGTTACAAAAAACTAA
- a CDS encoding TIGR00266 family protein, which yields MQAHEIEYKLYGDDMQFVEIELDPKESVVAEAGAMMMMEDYIEMETIFGDGSGPSNGLFGKLMGAGKRLVTGESMFMTVFTNTGHGKRHVSFAAPYPGKIIPVDLTEYQGKIVCQKDAFLCAAKGVSIGIEFTKKIGTGFFGGEGFIMQKLEGDGLAFMHAGGTVYKRELKPGEKLRIDTGCLVAMTKDINYDIEFVGKVKTALFGGEGLFFATLEGPGTVWIQSLTLSRLAARLTSPAAQSTGEGSVLGGLGRLLDGKE from the coding sequence ATGCAAGCACATGAAATCGAATATAAGTTATATGGCGATGATATGCAATTTGTTGAAATTGAATTAGACCCAAAGGAAAGCGTTGTCGCAGAAGCGGGCGCAATGATGATGATGGAAGACTACATCGAAATGGAGACAATCTTCGGTGATGGTTCTGGCCCATCTAACGGTCTATTCGGAAAATTAATGGGAGCAGGTAAACGTCTCGTTACAGGTGAAAGCATGTTTATGACTGTATTTACAAATACAGGGCACGGCAAACGCCACGTCTCATTTGCTGCTCCTTATCCTGGTAAAATTATTCCTGTAGATTTAACAGAATACCAAGGGAAAATCGTTTGTCAAAAAGATGCCTTTCTTTGTGCCGCAAAAGGTGTTTCTATTGGAATTGAATTTACAAAAAAAATAGGAACTGGTTTCTTCGGTGGTGAAGGTTTCATCATGCAGAAACTTGAAGGTGACGGCCTCGCTTTCATGCACGCAGGCGGAACTGTATATAAACGTGAATTAAAACCTGGTGAGAAACTTCGCATTGATACAGGTTGTCTCGTTGCCATGACAAAGGATATTAACTATGATATCGAATTCGTTGGAAAAGTAAAAACAGCTCTATTTGGCGGTGAGGGTTTATTCTTCGCAACATTAGAAGGTCCTGGAACAGTTTGGATTCAGTCCTTAACACTTAGCCGATTAGCAGCACGCCTTACAAGCCCAGCAGCGCAAAGTACTGGTGAAGGTAGTGTATTAGGTGGACTTGGTCGTTTATTGGATGGGAAAGAGTAA
- the glgD gene encoding glucose-1-phosphate adenylyltransferase subunit GlgD, with the protein MGEKMLGIINATGSFPSLKKVTGHRSLAALPFGGRYRLIDFMLSNMVNSNIHSVAVFTSHKNRSLMDHVGSGKQWDLDRKRDGLFLFPPNCQCDQDEFGSFAHFRRHIDYFLRSREEYVVITNSHLVTALNFQAVLERHIHTAADITEVCHEGVSLQTYMLKKQLLLDLFETYKDVEQYSLFDVVREKRGKSLHIATYEHTGYVAIIDSIESYYKHSLEILQPAIWKQLFKKEAPIFTKVKDEPPTRYLKGAVVKNTMIANGSIIEGEVENSVVSRSVKIGKGSIIRNSIIMQKSQIGDNCIIDGVIIDKDVKIGDGVVLKGNIDEPYVVEKGSVQNSTINSYS; encoded by the coding sequence ATGGGAGAAAAAATGTTAGGAATTATTAATGCAACGGGAAGTTTTCCTTCCTTAAAGAAAGTAACAGGGCATCGTTCATTAGCGGCGTTACCGTTTGGGGGCCGTTACCGACTCATTGATTTCATGCTTTCAAATATGGTGAATTCTAATATTCATAGTGTAGCGGTTTTTACAAGTCATAAAAATCGCTCACTAATGGACCATGTTGGTTCAGGAAAACAGTGGGATTTAGATAGAAAACGAGACGGACTATTTTTATTCCCGCCAAATTGCCAATGTGACCAAGATGAGTTTGGGTCTTTTGCACACTTTAGAAGACATATTGATTATTTTCTAAGAAGCAGAGAAGAGTACGTTGTTATTACGAATAGCCATCTCGTAACAGCATTAAATTTCCAGGCGGTGTTAGAGCGACATATACATACGGCAGCTGATATTACGGAAGTTTGCCATGAAGGGGTTTCGCTTCAAACATACATGTTAAAGAAACAATTATTGTTAGATTTATTTGAGACATATAAAGATGTGGAGCAATACAGTTTATTTGATGTAGTGAGAGAAAAGCGCGGAAAATCACTGCATATTGCTACGTATGAGCATACAGGATATGTAGCTATTATTGATTCGATTGAAAGTTACTATAAACATAGCTTAGAAATTTTGCAGCCTGCTATTTGGAAGCAATTATTTAAGAAAGAAGCGCCGATCTTTACGAAAGTAAAAGATGAGCCGCCAACTCGTTATCTAAAGGGTGCAGTCGTGAAAAATACAATGATTGCAAATGGCAGTATTATTGAAGGGGAAGTCGAAAACAGTGTTGTTTCCCGTTCGGTTAAAATTGGAAAAGGTTCAATTATTCGTAACAGTATTATTATGCAAAAGAGCCAAATTGGAGATAACTGTATAATAGACGGTGTTATTATTGATAAAGACGTGAAAATTGGCGACGGTGTCGTATTAAAAGGAAACATCGATGAGCCATATGTTGTAGAAAAAGGAAGCGTACAAAACAGTACGATTAATAGTTATTCCTAA
- a CDS encoding MerR family transcriptional regulator, with protein sequence MSKKEGCSIGEFSKRTGTSIRTLQYYDEIGLLKPEKNVSSGHRVYKGKDILELQKIVSLKVLGYSLEEIRVMLTIPSLNVSLKETLEQQRKAFEEKKKHIEVSIKALERTRVCLEEDEELDSDILMSLINSIQKENEQSLWLEGYVSKELANGLYNKPEEEGIALDKEFVRLAKEVKRLFGREIEDSEVQKLVDEHMKATLKYVGEETMYSLGKLENVEEQYNNMMPSPYTEEEEAWLNDAMEYYMIRNGMYSPPQ encoded by the coding sequence ATGAGCAAAAAGGAAGGCTGTTCAATTGGTGAGTTTTCAAAGAGAACAGGCACATCAATACGGACACTACAATATTACGATGAAATTGGACTACTTAAACCTGAAAAGAACGTTAGCTCTGGTCACCGTGTGTACAAAGGAAAAGATATATTAGAGCTACAGAAAATAGTCAGTCTTAAAGTATTAGGATATAGTTTAGAAGAAATACGCGTCATGCTTACAATTCCAAGTTTGAATGTAAGTTTAAAAGAAACGTTGGAACAACAAAGAAAAGCCTTTGAAGAAAAGAAAAAACACATTGAAGTTTCGATAAAGGCGCTTGAACGAACAAGGGTATGTCTTGAGGAAGATGAAGAGTTGGATAGTGACATATTAATGAGTCTAATTAACAGCATTCAAAAAGAAAACGAACAAAGTTTATGGCTTGAAGGATATGTATCAAAAGAATTGGCTAATGGATTATATAATAAGCCGGAAGAAGAAGGTATAGCACTTGATAAAGAGTTTGTGCGTTTAGCAAAAGAAGTGAAAAGGTTATTTGGAAGAGAAATTGAGGATTCAGAAGTGCAAAAATTGGTTGATGAACATATGAAGGCGACTCTTAAGTATGTTGGTGAAGAGACAATGTATTCTTTAGGTAAATTAGAGAATGTAGAAGAACAATATAATAATATGATGCCATCTCCTTACACGGAAGAAGAAGAGGCATGGCTTAATGACGCGATGGAGTATTATATGATTCGAAATGGTATGTATAGCCCTCCGCAGTAA
- a CDS encoding 1,4-dihydroxy-2-naphthoate polyprenyltransferase: protein MEMNVKTNSSPTAPKPSKQTGWRIWWSLLRPHTLTAAFVPVFIGTAYSMQVGGINQIHLPLFLMMLLACLLIQAATNMFNEYFDYKRGLDHEGSVGIGGAIVRDGIQPKTVLNLAFGFFGIAILLGVYICMNSSWWLAAIGLVCMAVAYLYTGGPLPIAYTPFGELTAGLFMGVIIIGISFFIQTGTVTSEVILLSIPSSILIGAILLANNIRDLDGDKENGRKTLAILVGRERAVGVLASMFIVSYIWTIALIIVGIVSPWMLIVFLSAPKAFKATKGFIDKSIPMEMVPAMIATAKTNTIFGFLMGIGLLLGYFL from the coding sequence ATGGAAATGAACGTCAAAACGAATTCCTCTCCTACGGCGCCAAAGCCAAGTAAGCAAACAGGCTGGCGCATCTGGTGGAGTTTACTACGTCCCCATACATTAACAGCCGCTTTCGTACCTGTTTTCATCGGAACAGCATATTCGATGCAGGTCGGAGGTATAAATCAAATACATCTTCCTCTTTTCCTTATGATGCTTCTTGCTTGTCTTCTCATTCAAGCAGCAACAAACATGTTTAATGAATACTTTGATTATAAAAGAGGACTTGATCACGAAGGTTCAGTTGGTATCGGCGGCGCTATCGTTCGCGATGGCATTCAGCCAAAAACAGTGCTTAACTTAGCATTTGGATTTTTCGGCATCGCAATACTATTAGGTGTTTATATTTGTATGAATTCTAGTTGGTGGCTTGCTGCAATCGGTCTTGTTTGTATGGCCGTTGCTTACCTTTATACAGGTGGCCCACTTCCAATTGCATATACACCATTTGGAGAGTTGACAGCCGGATTATTTATGGGTGTCATTATTATTGGGATTTCATTCTTTATTCAAACTGGCACTGTAACATCAGAAGTCATTTTACTATCTATTCCAAGCTCCATTTTAATTGGTGCCATTTTACTAGCTAATAATATTCGTGACTTGGATGGCGATAAAGAAAACGGTCGTAAAACGTTAGCAATTCTCGTTGGACGTGAAAGAGCTGTTGGTGTACTTGCTTCGATGTTCATCGTTTCCTACATTTGGACAATTGCTTTAATTATCGTGGGCATCGTATCACCATGGATGCTTATCGTATTTTTAAGTGCACCGAAAGCATTTAAAGCGACGAAAGGCTTTATCGACAAAAGCATTCCAATGGAAATGGTACCTGCGATGATTGCAACAGCAAAAACAAATACAATCTTCGGTTTCCTAATGGGAATCGGATTATTACTTGGATATTTCCTATAA
- a CDS encoding yteA family sporulation protein, with the protein MLTPQQIGQFKSILEKQKQELEQTIQTHENTDRASERDSVGELSSYDNHPGDMATELYEREKDFGLIEFWHKQLDDTKHALQKIEAGTYGICEVSGEEIPFERLEAMPTATTCIQHATNKLNMNTRPVEEEVLSPSFHKHDEDHSVEYDAEDAWQDVANYGTSETPSDLERQDSKNYNGMYVNSEENVGYVEDFENFIGTDMYGKNPQVFATEEHEEYEQMLDDFEERTFKGELSSNESSSKE; encoded by the coding sequence ATGTTAACTCCACAACAAATAGGTCAATTTAAATCCATTTTAGAAAAACAAAAACAAGAACTAGAGCAAACGATACAAACTCATGAAAATACAGATCGTGCTTCTGAACGCGATTCAGTAGGAGAACTGTCTAGCTATGACAACCATCCAGGTGATATGGCTACAGAATTATACGAACGAGAAAAAGATTTCGGACTCATCGAATTTTGGCATAAACAACTAGATGATACAAAACATGCACTGCAAAAAATCGAAGCGGGTACGTACGGCATTTGCGAAGTGTCTGGCGAAGAAATTCCATTTGAAAGATTAGAAGCAATGCCGACTGCTACAACATGCATCCAGCACGCGACAAATAAGTTAAATATGAATACACGACCAGTTGAAGAAGAAGTGTTGTCTCCTTCTTTCCACAAGCATGATGAGGACCATTCTGTTGAGTACGATGCGGAAGATGCGTGGCAAGATGTCGCAAATTACGGAACATCTGAAACGCCGTCTGATTTAGAAAGACAAGATTCAAAAAACTATAATGGCATGTATGTAAATAGTGAAGAAAACGTAGGCTACGTGGAGGATTTTGAAAACTTTATCGGTACGGATATGTACGGGAAAAACCCACAAGTTTTCGCTACAGAGGAACATGAAGAATATGAACAAATGCTTGATGACTTTGAAGAGCGTACCTTTAAGGGCGAATTATCTTCAAATGAATCTAGTTCCAAAGAATAA
- the glgP gene encoding glycogen phosphorylase: MFTHVESFKSTFLEKLETMYGKSFKDSTNRDQYNTLGHMVREYMNSQWIATNESYRSGEQKQMYYLSIEFLLGRLLGSNILNLGIRDVCEQGLSELGISLQELEEVEADAGLGNGGLGRLAACFLDSLASLNLPGHGCGIRYKHGLFDQKIVDGYQVEFPEQWLLHENVWEVRRHDQAVEVSYFGSVEPLEIDGRLEFRHTNAEVIMAVPYDVPVVGYETSTVNTLRLWNAEPVPFPQNCKDILKYKRETEAVSEFLYPDDTHDEGKILRLKQQYFLVSASLQNIVRMHRERYGDLRQLHEKIAIHINDTHPVLAIPELMRILLDEEKLTWEEAWHITTQTISYTNHTTLSEALEKWPIHIFKPLLPRIYMIIEEINERFCHELWERYPYEWHRIEDMAIIAHDLVKMAHLAIVGSHSVNGVAKIHTEILKQREMRLFYEFYPDKFNNKTNGIAHRRWLMKANPQLTNLISEAIGPEWKKEPIKLQSLQTVQYDASFQEKFAEVKQERKEILAERIHNTMGVTIDPNSIFDVQVKRLHAYKRQLLNVLHILYLYNRLKEDASFTFYPRTFIFGAKASPGYYYAKKIIKLINELARKVNNDPYVSQYMKVIFLENYRVSLAEDIFPAADVSEQISTASKEASGTGNMKFMMNGAITLGTLDGANVEIKDRVGDDNCFIFGLTAEEVLHYHQNGGYRASDYYHHNRHIKKIVDQLTNGFFAQSGAEFEAIYDSLVIQNDEYFVLRDFGPYAERQEAVGRAYENRTKWLEMSILNIAQSGHFASDRTILQYSNEIWGIGNAVKQF, from the coding sequence ATGTTTACTCATGTTGAAAGTTTTAAATCAACTTTTCTAGAAAAGTTAGAGACGATGTATGGGAAAAGTTTCAAAGATTCTACAAATCGTGATCAATATAATACGCTCGGCCATATGGTACGTGAGTATATGAATAGTCAATGGATTGCAACGAACGAGAGTTATCGATCAGGAGAGCAAAAGCAAATGTATTACTTGTCTATTGAGTTTTTGCTTGGACGTTTGCTTGGAAGTAACATCTTGAATTTAGGTATTAGAGATGTATGCGAGCAGGGGTTATCTGAACTAGGGATTTCGTTACAAGAGTTAGAAGAAGTGGAAGCAGATGCAGGCCTTGGTAACGGTGGACTTGGACGCTTAGCAGCCTGTTTTCTTGATTCACTTGCATCTTTAAACTTACCAGGACACGGCTGTGGAATTCGTTATAAACATGGTTTGTTTGATCAGAAAATTGTTGATGGTTATCAAGTTGAATTTCCAGAACAGTGGCTTCTTCATGAAAACGTATGGGAAGTAAGAAGACATGATCAAGCTGTAGAAGTAAGTTATTTTGGCAGTGTTGAACCGCTAGAAATTGACGGGCGTTTAGAGTTTAGGCATACAAATGCAGAAGTCATTATGGCGGTGCCATATGATGTGCCGGTAGTAGGCTATGAGACGAGTACTGTAAATACACTTAGACTTTGGAATGCTGAACCAGTTCCTTTCCCGCAAAACTGCAAAGATATTTTGAAATATAAGCGCGAAACAGAGGCTGTATCGGAGTTTTTATATCCAGATGATACGCATGATGAGGGAAAAATACTTCGTTTAAAACAACAGTATTTCCTCGTATCAGCAAGTTTGCAAAATATCGTTCGAATGCATAGAGAAAGATATGGTGACCTTCGTCAACTACATGAAAAAATTGCGATTCACATTAACGATACACATCCGGTTTTAGCAATTCCAGAACTGATGCGTATTTTACTAGACGAAGAAAAGTTAACATGGGAAGAAGCTTGGCACATAACGACGCAGACGATTTCTTATACGAATCATACGACGTTATCAGAAGCGCTCGAAAAGTGGCCAATTCACATTTTTAAACCATTATTACCGAGAATTTATATGATTATTGAAGAGATTAATGAACGTTTCTGTCATGAACTTTGGGAACGTTATCCTTATGAATGGCATCGCATTGAAGACATGGCAATTATTGCGCATGATCTTGTGAAAATGGCTCATTTAGCAATTGTCGGTAGCCATAGCGTAAACGGTGTAGCAAAAATTCATACGGAAATATTAAAGCAGCGGGAAATGCGATTGTTTTATGAATTTTATCCAGATAAGTTTAATAATAAGACGAATGGAATTGCTCATAGGCGCTGGCTTATGAAAGCAAATCCACAGTTAACAAATCTCATTTCAGAGGCGATTGGACCAGAGTGGAAGAAAGAACCGATTAAGCTTCAATCGTTGCAAACAGTTCAATATGATGCGAGTTTCCAAGAGAAATTTGCAGAAGTAAAACAAGAACGTAAAGAGATTTTAGCGGAGCGCATTCATAATACAATGGGGGTTACGATTGATCCAAATTCTATTTTTGATGTGCAAGTGAAAAGATTACATGCTTACAAACGACAATTATTAAATGTTCTTCATATTTTATATTTGTATAACCGTTTGAAAGAGGATGCTAGTTTTACATTTTATCCGCGTACTTTTATTTTTGGAGCGAAAGCATCACCTGGTTATTATTACGCGAAAAAAATTATTAAATTAATAAATGAACTCGCAAGAAAAGTAAATAATGATCCGTATGTTAGTCAATATATGAAAGTTATCTTTCTAGAAAACTATCGAGTTTCTTTAGCTGAAGATATATTCCCGGCGGCGGATGTAAGTGAGCAAATTTCAACGGCGAGTAAAGAAGCATCGGGAACAGGCAATATGAAATTTATGATGAATGGTGCGATTACACTTGGAACGCTAGACGGAGCTAACGTTGAAATAAAAGACCGGGTCGGTGATGATAACTGTTTCATTTTCGGTTTAACAGCAGAAGAGGTTCTTCATTACCATCAAAATGGTGGATATCGTGCAAGTGACTATTATCACCACAATAGGCACATTAAAAAAATAGTAGATCAATTAACAAATGGTTTCTTTGCACAATCGGGTGCTGAATTTGAAGCGATCTATGATTCTCTCGTTATTCAAAATGATGAATATTTCGTTCTGCGAGATTTTGGTCCATATGCTGAAAGACAAGAAGCTGTTGGTAGAGCTTATGAGAACCGAACAAAGTGGCTAGAAATGTCGATTTTAAATATTGCACAGTCTGGTCATTTTGCGAGTGATCGAACGATTTTGCAGTACAGCAATGAAATTTGGGGTATTGGTAATGCAGTTAAACAGTTTTAA
- the glgC gene encoding glucose-1-phosphate adenylyltransferase: MAQKQKCVAMLLAGGKGSRLSALTKNLAKPAVPFGGKYRIIDFTLSNCANSGIETVGILTQYQPLELHNYIGIGNAWDLDRVNGGVTVLPPYAESSGVKWYTGTASAIYQNLNYLSQYEPEYVLILSGDHIYKMDYSKMLDYHIEKESDVSISVIEVPWDEASRFGIMNTNEEMEIVEFEEKPQFPRSNLASMGIYIFNWAILKEYLEMDARNPESSNDFGKDVLPLLLDEGKKLMAYPFEGYWKDVGTVKSLWEANMDLLRDETSLNLNDRNWRIYSVNPNEPPQYIAEKAKVEESLINEGCVIEGDVKHSVLFQGVTVEEGSMVIDSVVMPGAKIGKNVVIERAIVGSEMVIEDGTIIRPEKNVDDVVLIAEGK; the protein is encoded by the coding sequence ATGGCTCAAAAACAAAAGTGCGTAGCAATGTTACTAGCAGGGGGAAAAGGTAGTCGTTTAAGTGCATTAACAAAAAATTTAGCCAAGCCAGCTGTTCCATTTGGTGGTAAATATCGCATTATTGATTTTACGCTAAGTAACTGTGCGAATTCTGGTATTGAAACGGTTGGGATTTTAACACAATATCAACCACTTGAACTTCATAATTATATCGGAATTGGAAATGCGTGGGATTTAGACCGAGTAAACGGTGGAGTCACAGTATTACCTCCTTATGCGGAGTCTTCAGGGGTGAAGTGGTATACAGGTACGGCAAGTGCCATTTATCAAAACTTAAACTATTTAAGTCAGTATGAACCGGAGTATGTTCTCATTTTATCAGGCGACCATATTTATAAAATGGATTACAGTAAGATGCTAGATTACCATATTGAGAAAGAATCGGACGTATCCATTTCTGTTATTGAAGTACCTTGGGATGAAGCGAGTCGCTTTGGCATTATGAATACAAATGAAGAGATGGAGATTGTTGAGTTTGAAGAGAAACCACAATTTCCAAGAAGTAATCTTGCATCAATGGGAATTTATATTTTTAACTGGGCAATTTTGAAAGAGTATTTAGAGATGGATGCAAGAAATCCTGAATCTAGTAATGATTTCGGAAAAGATGTACTTCCACTTTTATTAGATGAAGGGAAGAAGCTAATGGCGTATCCATTTGAAGGATATTGGAAAGATGTTGGAACGGTGAAAAGCTTATGGGAAGCGAATATGGATTTACTTCGCGATGAAACATCGCTGAATTTAAACGATCGTAATTGGCGTATTTATTCTGTGAATCCAAATGAGCCACCTCAATATATTGCAGAAAAGGCAAAAGTAGAAGAATCACTTATTAACGAAGGATGCGTCATTGAAGGGGACGTGAAGCATTCTGTGTTATTCCAAGGGGTGACGGTGGAAGAAGGTAGTATGGTTATTGATTCTGTCGTTATGCCAGGAGCAAAGATTGGTAAAAATGTTGTGATTGAAAGAGCGATCGTTGGTTCGGAAATGGTTATTGAAGATGGAACAATTATTCGTCCAGAAAAAAATGTCGACGATGTAGTACTCATTGCTGAAGGGAAATAG
- a CDS encoding lipase family protein, which produces MRTPLSFDKDTAILLASCCELTYEQYKQNGIFEIPDGFQYVQGFQGKAIQTTEWFGFILESEDTIIVAFRGTQTDPDWIIDSLVNQKPYPYALNGGNVHNGFLSIYESCRDSIMDMLVSLPAHKKLLATGHSLGGALATLHILDARINTAFAQYGLYSFASPKVGDIAFRNYYKLQVASSFRFVNLFDVVPLLPPRNINFNDHDWEYAHVHHNMTFTKNTKSITNNHSITTYKTCLTSHF; this is translated from the coding sequence ATGCGTACTCCTTTATCCTTTGATAAAGACACTGCCATACTGTTAGCTTCTTGTTGTGAGTTAACGTATGAACAATATAAACAAAATGGTATTTTCGAAATACCAGATGGTTTTCAATATGTACAAGGGTTTCAAGGAAAGGCCATTCAAACAACAGAATGGTTCGGATTTATATTAGAATCTGAGGATACAATTATCGTTGCCTTTAGGGGCACTCAAACAGACCCAGATTGGATTATTGACTCTCTTGTCAATCAAAAACCTTATCCTTATGCTTTAAATGGTGGAAATGTCCATAACGGCTTTCTCTCTATTTATGAGTCTTGCCGTGATTCTATTATGGATATGCTCGTATCATTGCCAGCACATAAAAAACTGCTAGCTACTGGGCATAGTCTAGGTGGCGCGCTTGCCACATTACACATATTAGATGCACGTATAAATACTGCCTTCGCACAGTATGGACTTTATTCATTCGCTTCCCCAAAAGTAGGAGATATCGCTTTTCGAAATTATTATAAACTACAAGTAGCTAGTAGCTTTCGTTTCGTCAACTTGTTCGATGTCGTTCCACTTCTCCCTCCCCGAAACATAAATTTTAATGATCATGATTGGGAGTATGCACACGTCCATCACAATATGACATTTACAAAAAACACAAAATCCATTACAAATAATCATTCCATTACAACATACAAAACATGTCTGACTTCTCATTTTTAA
- the glgA gene encoding glycogen synthase GlgA: MNILFAVSECVPFVKSGGLADVAGALPKELKKLGVDVRIILPNYSLIPQKLRDGCTLHKVINVPLGWRNQYCGILKGEQDGITYYLIDNEYYFKRDSLYGHYDDGERFSYFSKAVLECIPHLDFEVDVLHSHDWHTAMVNFLLREKYQDNPLYERIKTVYTIHNLQFQGVFPSEVMYDLLELGDEYFHSEQLEFYGNINFMKGGIIASDQITAVSPTYKEEIQYEFFGEKLDGLLRKYNDKLSGIVNGIDTSVYNPETDSYIKAQYDAESLYEKSENKRALQRYFGLPEKEDTPIISMVTRLTKQKGLDLVRTVFREIMEEDVQCIILGSGDSEYEQFFEWMAYEYPEKVKVYIGFNEELAHQVYAGSDLFLMPSLFEPCGLGQLIALAYGTIPIVRETGGLNDTVHSYDEETGEGNGFSFTNFNAHDMLHTVHRAIEFYHDKPVWEQLVKQAMTEDYSWRQSALAYKELYKSLME; encoded by the coding sequence GTGAATATTTTATTTGCAGTATCAGAATGTGTACCGTTTGTGAAATCGGGAGGATTAGCTGATGTAGCGGGTGCGCTCCCAAAAGAGCTGAAAAAATTAGGAGTGGACGTTCGTATTATACTTCCGAATTATAGTCTCATTCCGCAAAAGTTAAGAGATGGATGTACGTTACATAAAGTAATTAACGTCCCGCTTGGGTGGAGAAATCAATATTGCGGAATTTTAAAAGGTGAGCAAGACGGAATTACGTATTACTTAATAGATAATGAATATTATTTTAAGAGAGATTCTCTGTATGGTCATTATGATGACGGGGAGCGTTTTTCTTATTTCTCAAAAGCAGTGTTAGAGTGTATTCCGCATCTTGATTTTGAAGTGGATGTTCTTCATAGCCACGATTGGCATACGGCTATGGTTAATTTCTTACTTCGTGAAAAGTATCAAGATAACCCGTTATATGAGCGTATTAAAACGGTATATACGATTCACAACTTGCAGTTCCAAGGAGTATTTCCTTCTGAAGTGATGTACGACTTGTTAGAGCTTGGTGATGAATATTTTCATAGTGAGCAGCTAGAGTTTTATGGAAACATAAACTTTATGAAAGGCGGTATTATCGCTTCGGATCAAATTACAGCGGTGAGCCCGACGTATAAAGAAGAAATTCAATATGAATTTTTCGGTGAGAAGTTAGATGGATTACTGAGAAAATATAATGATAAGCTTAGTGGCATTGTAAATGGTATTGATACGAGCGTATATAATCCAGAAACGGATTCATATATTAAGGCTCAGTATGATGCAGAGTCATTATATGAAAAGAGTGAAAATAAACGCGCTTTGCAGCGTTATTTTGGTTTGCCAGAAAAAGAGGATACACCAATTATTTCAATGGTAACGAGATTAACGAAGCAAAAAGGTCTTGATTTAGTACGCACTGTATTCCGCGAAATAATGGAAGAAGATGTACAATGTATTATTTTAGGTTCAGGTGATTCGGAATATGAGCAATTCTTTGAGTGGATGGCATATGAGTATCCGGAGAAGGTAAAAGTTTATATCGGATTTAATGAAGAATTAGCGCACCAAGTGTATGCGGGAAGCGATTTATTTTTAATGCCATCGCTGTTTGAACCGTGTGGACTTGGACAACTTATCGCATTGGCGTACGGTACGATTCCAATTGTAAGAGAAACAGGTGGATTAAACGATACGGTACATTCTTATGATGAAGAAACAGGCGAAGGAAATGGTTTCAGTTTCACGAACTTTAATGCACATGACATGCTGCATACGGTTCACCGTGCAATTGAATTTTATCACGATAAACCAGTGTGGGAGCAGCTTGTAAAACAAGCGATGACTGAAGATTATAGCTGGAGGCAATCGGCTCTTGCTTATAAGGAATTGTATAAAAGTCTCATGGAATAA